The sequence below is a genomic window from Sorangiineae bacterium MSr12523.
AGCCCCCCATCGATCCACCGACTATTGGACCGATGAGGTGACGAGTCGAGTGGACTTATTCAATAAAAAGTGAACTGCAATATGCCCAGTGTCGCTCCAACATCGATATTTCGAAAATCGCAATAATGATCGAACGGATGTTGGTTCGGTGGACGAGTTGCCGTTCAGAGTCCAAACCGCCTCGTGCTGGCTCACTTCTCTCTACGTAAAAGCGGAGTCGCCCCCTTCGATCAAAGAAGCTTGAGGAATGCGATGATGTCCGAAGCTTCTTGATCGTCGATCTCGAAGTCGGGGTTCTGCAGTCCGACGGCGGTGATGTGGAAGAACCGCTGGTAGTGCACCATCATTTCTTCCAGCGTTTTCGCCGAGTTGTCATGGAAGTACGGCGCGGTATTCGACACGCCCCAGAGCGTAGGAATCTTGAAAATGGACGCAGTGCTGCCGGGGTTGATGGTGCACGCCGCCGGATCATCGATGCAGGGATCGCCAGTGATGATGGTCCTTCCCGGGTCCGGAGAGCGAATCGTCCGAACGGTGTGATCGGGCATCTCGAAATGGAACGTGTAGGCCGGGTAGCCGTTGGCATTCAGCTCGCTGGAGAAGTTGCCCGCGATGCGCCGATTGGGGCCTTCGATGGGATTGAACACGTTCGTTGTGTTGAGCAGTGGTCCGCTGTGGCACATCGCGCACAATCCGTCGGGGGCATTGCGCTGTTCGAAAAAGCGACGCCCGCGGCGTTGTGCCGGCGTGGATCCGTGCGGCAATTCGGGTGGGGGCCCGCCCTCGGCGTAACGCTCGAGCTGCCGGCTCGTGAACAGCGTTCGTTGAAATGCGCTCATCGCCTCGGCTTCGCGCTGCGTGGGCAACCGACCCGGCTCGTTGTGCGTTTGCACGGCGGCGATGGCTTGATGTGCAAGGTCTGCGTTTTCGCGTCCGTCGTACATCAAATGATCTTCGAAGGTGATGTTGCGCACGGAGGGCACCGCACGGCGAAGCACCACGACCGTGCGTCCTTGCGCGTCCTGGTAGACGTTGTCGTCGCGTTCGTCGACGGTGACGTTGGGCGGTAGGACGAAGGGAATGCGAAACGTCGCATCGCGAAGGAGAAGGGAGTAGTCGTTCCCCTTGCCGTCGTTGCTGTCGATGCTTCGAAAGAGCGGGTCCTTCGGTCGATGCCGATACACCCTTTGCACTTGTTCGGGGTCGATATCCGTGACGTCACGACCATCGCGGCGATGACAGCTCGCGCACGTGCGGCCGTTGCCTGCGAAGGTCTCTTCGTCGAAAAGCTCCTCGCCATCTGGCGGGTGCGACGGTCCCGCATGCCCAGGCCCCGCTTGCGGGGCCGGTCCTGCATGAAGATTAGCGAGGGCGGTAAGGGTTACGAGATATGGCAAAGCTAATTTGAAAAATCGACTCAATCTGAGCAATGGGAGGCCTCATTCGGGAATCCAGGGCTGCAGCTCGGATGGCGCGAGCAGGACGCCATCTTTCTCGAGCAGGCGTCGCAGCCCATCTTTCGCGCTCTTCACCTCCGGGGGAAGACTCTCCAAGGCCATGTCGATCGTTTCGCAGGTGCGAAACGTCTTTGCGAGCCCCATGACCGTCAGCAGGGCACGGTTCGCCGTGCGAAAAAGGCTCGCCGCCACACCGGTTCCTTCGATGACGCTGAACGCGGTGGAGCAAAGCTTGAGGCTCGGGGTGCCATGTTCCTTGAGGGCCGCACGCACTTGCGGGCCGGGGAAGGGTAGCCCTTCCGGAAAGTCCATGACGAGCACCAGCGGGACGCGCAGTCGCTCGTGGCGGTGATGCATTTCACGCCGAAGCGCCAACGCATCTTCGATCTCCACGGTCGTCCAGACGACCACGCCGACTCGATCGATCCAATAACTCCGGTACATGGGTATCCCCGCCAAGCTCCCCCATTAAGCAAAACGATCGAGAGTGTAACGTTTGGAAGACGAAAACCAATACCGACTCTAACGGTTTAGCTTTGAATGTTTTGGATAACGAAGTGACATCGTCCGCGATAATCGCATTACCTCTGATCGTGCCAAAGGAGCATATCCAGTGTCCCGGATTCGCGGAGCCATGGTTGATCGTGGGGGCCGGGGAGCACGCGGAGCGTATGACGGATGGAACGCTTGCCCAGTTCACGCGCGAGGGCCTCGTTTCCGAGGCGGAATGGATCCCGTGAGCTGGTGGCAAGGTACACATCGCGCGGACCGACGCGGGCCATCGCCTTGGCGAATCGCTCCGCGTAGCGCGCGGCCGATGATTCCCCGATCGCGCTTTGGACGCCGCCGCAGGCATTGAACGCTTCGGGTCGGCGTAAGAAGATTTCCAACGAGAGGTATCCCCCGAGGGAGCAGCCGTCGATTTCGGTGGCGCTTGCAGGGTGGCCGGTTGCGTCCGACTCCGCGCGGGCGCGCGGCACCACCGTCTCGACGATCCATCGCGCCACCTCGTCGAGCGGCGTATGCGTCGCGTGCACGTTGGGCAGATACGGGCAGGCGATGACCATCCCTCCGAACGGCTTTGCGCTGAGCTGCACATTGATCTCGGCGAGGCGCGCATCGGTGATGTCCTCGCGCCGGGACGTGCGCACGACCGGCGGATGACGCAGTCGCGCATAGGCCGTTCCCAACCCGTAGCGCTCGATCCATGCGTAAGCGCCTGCGCGCTCCTCGGTCGTCTCCCCAAGGCCGTGCAGAAGAACGAGCAGTCGTGCGGTCCCTCCGGCGCCTGCATCGCTGGCGCCTGCATCGCTGGCGCCTGCATCACGCGCCCCTGCATCACGTGGCGGCTGCTTCGGCAGAAACAGCGTCATTCGTTTCGAAAAGGTTCCCGGAAGGCGAATATCGCGCATCTCGAGATCGTCAGGCACGGTCACCCCGGCCAACGCGAGCCCAGCGAGCTGACAGAATGTGCGGCGCGCAATCACGGTCGAGGAACGATACTTTACGCTTCTGTAGTCCGATATGAGGCGTAAGGATGTCGATCTTTCTCGTTCGAACGTACTTGTATCGTTTTACGCACGTGCGTAGTCTCTCCATGCTTCGCCATAATTCCCGTGTCGTCGCGGACGATTACGGGCAGGCGCGTGTGACCGAGCCCCGCGTGCGGGGCCATGCATGACAACGAAATAAATCGCCAAGCGAGCCTCAAAAAGGAGGTCCTACATGTCGTTGCGTTTCCGTGTATTGGGCGCCGTTGGATTCGTTCTTTCATCGTGCCTTTTTGCATGTTCGTCCTCGCCTTCTTCTTCTTATGCAGCGCCGCCCGGCGAATCCGAAAAGGTCGAAAGCACGGAGAGCATGGTCACTGCAGCGACCATCGAGAATGGAGAAAGCTCGCGTGAGTCGCGGCATCGACACCACCATTCCCCGACGTTGGTTCAATTCGGAACACTCGATCAACTGAATCGCGCGGTTCTCGACGGTCCCGCAACGGCGAAGGACGTAGCACGCAACGGCGATTTTGGCCTCGGCACGTACAACGCACTCGATGGCGAGATGATGGTGCTCGACGGCGTCGTTTATCGATTTACCTCCGACGGTGTTCTGCGCGTCGCCCACCGGAACGATCTCGTGCCCTTTGCGGCCGTCACCGACTTTCGACCCGACTCGCATTACGTCGTCCAGTCCCCACTGGCGAATTACGAAGCATTGCGGACATTCGTGACCAATGCGGTTCCCGACCAGAACCGTATGTACGCCCTCAAGGTGCACGGCTCATTTGCAACCATCAAGACGCGGGCGCCGCGTCGACAATCGATTCCCTATCCGACGCTCGCCGAGGCGGTGAAGACGCAGGTGGAATTCACGAATACCAACGTCCGCGGGACCATGGTCGGCTTCCGGCTGCCCACCTACCTCGGCACCGCGAACGCTACCGGTTACCATTTTCACTTCGTGTCGGATAACCACCGCGTTGGCGGCCACGTTCTCGAGGTGTCGGTCGATTGGGCGACCGTGGAAGTCGAGGCGCTCGATCGCCTCGAAATGACCGCGCCGATTCCCGAGGAAGACTGACGTTATCGGCGGGAGGTTACATTACAAATCAAGCTCGTCGCTTGAATCGAACCGCGGTAGCGGAATAATCCCGGCGAGCGCGCCCTCGTCCACCGCCTGCTGCGAGGGTCGCAAAACGTGGTGGCGACTCTCGCCTGTCAGCACGGGCACCGCGGCGGCCCCGCCGCGATTGTCACGCTGCCGCGGTTTGACATTCGACGAGCGTTTCGGTTCGGAACGTAACGTCCCGCAGTAGCGTTAGGGGCTTGCGATGGGCTGCCGTTTCGAGTGATTCTCCGGGCGTGCGCCTTATCCACGTTGCTGCCTTCTCGGCCCTCTCCCTCGTCAGTGTTTCGGCTTTCGCGCAGGCCCCTGGGACACCAGCATCGAGTCCAGGGGCCGGCGACAAAGACGCCGCCCGCCGGCACTACGATCACTGCCTCGAGCTGTTCAACACCGAGGCGTACGACTCGGCGCTGGCGGAGTGCGAGAAGGCCAACCAGCTCGCCCCCAGCTACAAGATTCTCTACAACATCGGCCTGATCCACCGCGAGTTGAACGACTTCGCGCAGGCGCTGAAAGCCTTCGAACGTTACCTCTCCGAAGGCGGCACCGACATCGCCGACCCGCGCCGCGCGGAGGTCGAGAAGTACGTGTCCCAGCTCAAAGGGCTGGTCGCCAACCTCGATGTCCGCGTGAACGTGCCCGGCGCCGACGTTTCGGTCGACGACGTCCCCGTGGGGAAGGCACCGGTCGGCCGCATCCGCGTCAATCCGGGCCATCGCAAGGTCACCGCCACGCGCGAGGGCTACGCGCCCGTGACCAAGGTCGTGAACATCGCGGTTGGCGAGAATGGCGACGTCGAGCTCAGTTTGACCAACCTCGGGGCGTCCGCGCCCAAGGGCGCACTTGCCCCAACGCCGGTCGAGCCCACCGAGCCGAATCCGTGGGTCACCCGCGCATGGGTCGGATGGGGCGTGACCGGAGCACTGGCCATCGCGGCAGGCATCACCGGCTTCGTGGCGCTCGACAAATCGAACAAGCTGTCCGACGCCCGCAACGCGCCGGATCCCGATCCGAGCAAGATGGATTCCCAGAGCAAGGACGTGAAGACGTTCTCGATCGCGTCCGACGTTCTGCTCGGCGCCACGATCGTCGGCGCCGGCGTCTCCACCTGGCTCACCGTCAAAGCCGTCACATGGAAGGGCGAGGGCGCTGCCAACAAGGAAGCGCCCTCGGTCAGCCTCGGCGTGACGCCCTTTGGGGTCGTCACGCAGGGCAAGTTCTAGCGTCGACTAGGGGCACTTGGCAGGGTCGATGTTGCCCTGCATGCTGCCCACTTTGGCGCTGTAGTAGTAGCCCGAGTTGTTGAAGCCCGAGCTATTGTTGTTGATGCACCAGACCTGGACGTCGCACGGCGCATCGCCGGTCTTCGTGTCGAAATCGAGCGGGCCGGAGGCGCCGTTGAAGTCGATGCCGCCGCCGGTCCCAAGGGTATTGAGCGCCGAGGGGATCTTGTTCAGGCCTACGTCGACCGTACCCGTGTTGGGAGGCACGAGCTTCGCGAAACCCTGCGCAATCGCGGCGCCGGTGAGGGAAGTCTGACCCGCCGCCGCGATCCCATACGCCGTGAAATACAGAGCGTCGTACGCGAACGGCACCAGCGGAACGAAGGGAACGCGTGTGGCCGTCTCGTAGCGAGACCTCAGGGCGTTCAGATTCGCACCCTCGGTTTGCGCG
It includes:
- the budA gene encoding acetolactate decarboxylase — protein: MSLRFRVLGAVGFVLSSCLFACSSSPSSSYAAPPGESEKVESTESMVTAATIENGESSRESRHRHHHSPTLVQFGTLDQLNRAVLDGPATAKDVARNGDFGLGTYNALDGEMMVLDGVVYRFTSDGVLRVAHRNDLVPFAAVTDFRPDSHYVVQSPLANYEALRTFVTNAVPDQNRMYALKVHGSFATIKTRAPRRQSIPYPTLAEAVKTQVEFTNTNVRGTMVGFRLPTYLGTANATGYHFHFVSDNHRVGGHVLEVSVDWATVEVEALDRLEMTAPIPEED
- a CDS encoding PEGA domain-containing protein; this encodes MRLIHVAAFSALSLVSVSAFAQAPGTPASSPGAGDKDAARRHYDHCLELFNTEAYDSALAECEKANQLAPSYKILYNIGLIHRELNDFAQALKAFERYLSEGGTDIADPRRAEVEKYVSQLKGLVANLDVRVNVPGADVSVDDVPVGKAPVGRIRVNPGHRKVTATREGYAPVTKVVNIAVGENGDVELSLTNLGASAPKGALAPTPVEPTEPNPWVTRAWVGWGVTGALAIAAGITGFVALDKSNKLSDARNAPDPDPSKMDSQSKDVKTFSIASDVLLGATIVGAGVSTWLTVKAVTWKGEGAANKEAPSVSLGVTPFGVVTQGKF